Below is a window of Desulfatiglans sp. DNA.
AAATTAAGTTGATTAATAACTTTATCTCTAACAGGCACCCTGTATATTCATGGGGTATCGGAAATGAATTTTTATATCTCTATGAAAATACAGGTCTTAAGGACTGTAATATAGCCGGTCTTATTGACATCAACCCATACAAACAGGCTAATCTGACAGTAGGTGGAATTACAATTAATAATCCTGCAATTTTAAACAATGTGAATAAAGATTCATTATTACTTATAAGTGCAATTGCCTACAAAAAAGCCATATTAACAAATTTAGATAGTATAAATTTCAATGGGCAAATAGTTGACCTGTAAAACTAAAACAATTTTACCTTACTTAACATTTCAAATAATTCACTAATAAGGCGCGAGGGTGATTAAATGATCAATATTCTTCATATTACTCCACATCTTGGCGGGGGGGTTGGTACAGTAGTCCTAAACTGGTTAATAAAAGAAAAGGAAATCAATAAGGATTTTAACCATAGAATAGCATGTCTGGAAATTAATAAAAACTCTATGAAAGAATATTTGGATCTAGGGATATCTATCCATGATGGTCTTTACTTTAACAGGCCGTTGCTTATGGAATGGATTAATGAATCAGACATAGTATTAATGCACTGGTGGAATCACCCTACGCTCTATGATGTAATAGTTAATTCTGATTTTCCCGAATGTAGATTGATTCTCTGGAACCATGTTTCGGCATTGAATCCGCCTTATATACTTTCCAACAGATTGATAGAGTATTCCGACCGGTTTATTTTTACATCGCCAGTGACCTATGAAACCGAAGAGATCATTAATTTGCCGGATTACTTGAGAGAAAGACTGGGTGTAGTCTGGTCTTCATGTGGAACTGATATTTTTACAGGATTTAAGAGAAAAAATCACAAAGGCTTTATTGTAGGGCTTACCGGTACAGTCGATTACGGAAAATTGCACCCGGATTTTATAAAAATGTGCGCAAATATAAATATACCTGATGTACATTTTATCGTTTGTTCAGGAGATCCTCAGGATCGTATAAAGGAGGATGCTGAGAAACTTAATATAACAGATAAGTTTTCCTTCAAAGGCAGAGTTCCTTCTATAATACCCTATCTTGCTATCTACGATGTCTTTGGCTATCCTCTTCAACCCAAACATCTCGGGTCATGCGAGCAGGCGATAGGCGAAGCTATGATGGCAGGTGCTGTCCCTGTTGTATTAAACAACCCTGCCGAACGATATATTATTGATAATAATGTTACAGGAATTATTGCAGTTTCCCAAGAAGAATATTGCCGCGCTATAGAATATCTTTACCATCATCCTGAAGAAAGAACCCGACTCGCGAAAAACGCTGTTTCGGCTGCAAGAAAAAAATATTCAATAAGTCGAAAAATCAAGGCGTGGAGAGAAATATTTGATGAAATATTGCACCATGATAAAAGACACCATACCTGGAGCGATGGAAAATATACAACAGGATCCGGAATTTTCATCGAATCTTTGGCAAAATACGGTGAGATATTCAAGAAATACATCCGTGCAAAAGAACAAGTGGATGAGGAAAATCTTAGACTAAGCGAAAGAGACATTTTTGAATTATTCAAATCAAACAGCCAGTGGTATTCAAACAATAAGGGTGGGGTAAAACAGTATTTAAGGATATTTCCTGATGATTTTTATCTTAAAGAATGGAATAAGTTGCTGATATAAATAGCTTAAATATTATTAACAGCCATATAGAGAGATCACAAATGAATTTCAAAGAAAAACAGAAACTGAAGCTGATGACTACAATGAATGAGGCTATCGAATATATAAAACAAAATGAAAAGGTAGAGGAATGTGTTTACGATAATTTTAAAGAAGCCCTTTTATCATTGGGAGTGAATAAAGAGAACCGAATGATTGAACTCATTGAATCAATGAAATCTGATCGTTCAAATCTAGAAGAGTTTATTAATATTTTCGAAAAATGGTTTGATGTAAATATAATAACATTAAGTAACCGGATTAAGACAAGTGAAAGTTATAAAAATGGTTTTCTTGGTTGTGACAGAAAGTTCAAAAGTCTTATTGCAGTGATAAAAAATAACAGTGCTAAAGCGTTAATTGATAATGCAATGACTTGCTTGAAAGAT
It encodes the following:
- a CDS encoding glycosyltransferase family 4 protein, with translation MINILHITPHLGGGVGTVVLNWLIKEKEINKDFNHRIACLEINKNSMKEYLDLGISIHDGLYFNRPLLMEWINESDIVLMHWWNHPTLYDVIVNSDFPECRLILWNHVSALNPPYILSNRLIEYSDRFIFTSPVTYETEEIINLPDYLRERLGVVWSSCGTDIFTGFKRKNHKGFIVGLTGTVDYGKLHPDFIKMCANINIPDVHFIVCSGDPQDRIKEDAEKLNITDKFSFKGRVPSIIPYLAIYDVFGYPLQPKHLGSCEQAIGEAMMAGAVPVVLNNPAERYIIDNNVTGIIAVSQEEYCRAIEYLYHHPEERTRLAKNAVSAARKKYSISRKIKAWREIFDEILHHDKRHHTWSDGKYTTGSGIFIESLAKYGEIFKKYIRAKEQVDEENLRLSERDIFELFKSNSQWYSNNKGGVKQYLRIFPDDFYLKEWNKLLI